One window from the genome of Pyrobaculum ferrireducens encodes:
- a CDS encoding glycosyltransferase, with the protein MASDVVVVPSLQVAWRFVVIEARLRGKTVMGTRVGGIADRIVDGYGGFLAPPRDPQDITEKILYFCRESDEATQRVLSIRVYKVWKW; encoded by the coding sequence GTGGCTAGTGACGTGGTTGTGGTACCTTCTCTTCAGGTGGCGTGGAGGTTTGTGGTGATTGAAGCGCGGTTGCGGGGTAAAACTGTGATGGGTACAAGAGTAGGTGGTATTGCGGATCGGATAGTAGATGGTTACGGTGGCTTTTTGGCGCCGCCTAGAGATCCCCAGGATATCACCGAGAAAATTTTGTATTTTTGTAGAGAATCCGACGAGGCGACACAGAGGGTTCTGAGTATTAGGGTTTACAAGGTTTGGAAGTGGTGA
- a CDS encoding glycosyltransferase family 4 protein — protein MCIYVRNSWNALGFLLMPMLRNRTLVKLVSLGEEEVTVINFVKRFIISADRHALARARIVGLVSPLLLKYLVFRRGVIPSGSVVAITPGIDLQKVSKIMTKGSNGVFSNEFVVAFVGSLVWWQGIDVVVKAVSLLRRLDVGKRIKLVIVGDGPDRRKIEILCNKLGVNCEMVGSLPHFEALKVLARSHVLVLPRPKTLVTESVLPIKIIEAWALGVPVIATDHEIFKFYGIRDREHILFCKPEPSDVAKKIIELLYDKSLYFRLSTNSRKIAEKFDYQKIANILLERLLNVCTNKTI, from the coding sequence GTGTGTATCTACGTAAGGAATTCGTGGAATGCTCTGGGTTTTCTTCTCATGCCTATGCTTAGGAATAGGACGCTTGTAAAACTCGTGTCCTTAGGAGAGGAAGAGGTGACAGTAATTAATTTTGTAAAACGATTCATCATTAGTGCTGATCGACATGCCCTCGCTCGTGCACGTATAGTTGGCCTCGTTTCGCCGCTATTATTAAAATATTTAGTATTTAGAAGAGGGGTTATTCCTTCCGGATCGGTTGTGGCAATAACTCCAGGTATAGATTTGCAAAAGGTGAGTAAAATTATGACCAAGGGAAGTAATGGAGTTTTTTCAAATGAATTTGTTGTAGCTTTTGTAGGTTCTTTAGTCTGGTGGCAGGGTATAGATGTGGTTGTAAAAGCGGTGTCTTTATTGAGACGGTTAGATGTCGGTAAACGTATTAAGTTAGTAATAGTGGGTGACGGTCCTGATAGGAGGAAGATCGAAATATTGTGTAACAAGTTGGGTGTTAATTGTGAAATGGTGGGTTCGTTGCCGCATTTTGAAGCATTAAAAGTGCTTGCGCGGTCTCATGTATTGGTTTTGCCACGACCTAAGACTCTAGTAACAGAAAGCGTACTGCCTATAAAGATTATAGAAGCATGGGCTTTAGGCGTACCTGTAATTGCAACAGATCATGAAATTTTTAAATTCTATGGCATTAGGGATAGAGAACATATATTGTTTTGTAAACCTGAACCATCAGATGTTGCTAAAAAGATTATTGAACTATTATATGACAAATCGCTTTATTTTAGATTATCGACAAACTCGCGGAAAATTGCAGAGAAATTTGATTATCAAAAAATTGCTAATATTTTACTAGAAAGATTACTTAATGTATGTACAAATAAAACTATTTGA
- a CDS encoding UDP-N-acetylglucosamine 2-epimerase: MGDTATTLAAGIASVYEGVPFIHDEAGMRSYDLYMPEEVYRRVADAIAFMHFAPTKLAYYNLLMEGTDKTHLYLVGSIVVDA; this comes from the coding sequence TTGGGAGATACCGCGACTACTCTTGCGGCTGGTATCGCCTCTGTTTATGAGGGAGTGCCTTTTATTCACGACGAGGCTGGCATGCGAAGTTATGACCTATATATGCCTGAGGAGGTGTATCGCAGAGTTGCCGACGCAATTGCCTTTATGCATTTTGCCCCGACAAAGCTCGCTTACTACAACTTACTCATGGAGGGTACTGACAAGACACATCTATACCTCGTTGGCTCTATTGTTGTTGATGCATGA
- a CDS encoding glycosyltransferase family 4 protein yields the protein MAFKVMKPRLLVLTKLFWPEGSGAELATYIFLKRYLAGVFDVIVVSSTPKPTTDVLKCCRYVTWSALRSGVKPVEWALTTLGIDYIRGLIKWADVVYIPSHTLLPLALIIKRVNPRARVVFHIHNHQLLTYTSVVLSNLGPGLRSDILVELLENRSLARALFTGILHGTKYLYWLALLRTDLVIFVTRKQLDLALSYGLPVGRSAVVYNPPPEVSFTGKELTKDPLLIYVGGDSFIKGFHILLRALPRLIRSGVRLRLFGNYRRVIKLPNVEFVGRVSHDYLMRVHRYAWGLLFPSINEEPLPYAVVESAVSGTVPLVSNAGGAVEVLRGTPAEKFVFKVGDADDMADKVLSLVAEDTKKVFEIGLKTSGVVLKRLEESSRQLPRYILSILD from the coding sequence ATGGCTTTTAAGGTCATGAAGCCGAGGCTTCTCGTCTTGACCAAGCTCTTTTGGCCCGAGGGTAGTGGCGCCGAGTTGGCTACATACATATTCCTGAAGCGTTACTTGGCTGGGGTTTTTGACGTAATCGTTGTTTCCAGCACGCCCAAGCCTACTACTGACGTGCTCAAGTGCTGTAGGTATGTGACGTGGAGTGCCCTTAGGAGTGGGGTTAAACCGGTTGAGTGGGCCTTAACTACACTTGGAATCGATTATATTAGGGGTTTAATTAAGTGGGCCGACGTGGTCTACATACCATCGCATACCTTACTTCCCCTCGCCTTAATTATTAAGCGTGTGAATCCCAGGGCTAGGGTTGTTTTTCACATACACAATCACCAACTCCTAACCTACACATCCGTGGTGCTGAGTAATTTAGGTCCGGGCCTACGTTCTGACATACTTGTGGAGCTTCTTGAGAACAGGAGCCTAGCCAGGGCATTGTTTACGGGCATACTGCACGGTACTAAGTACCTGTACTGGCTCGCTCTCCTTCGCACAGATTTGGTGATTTTCGTAACGAGGAAGCAACTGGACCTTGCCCTTAGTTACGGCTTGCCCGTTGGGAGGTCCGCCGTTGTTTACAATCCACCACCCGAGGTGAGTTTTACGGGTAAGGAATTAACGAAGGATCCACTACTTATATATGTTGGGGGTGATAGCTTCATAAAGGGTTTCCACATACTGCTTAGAGCACTGCCCAGGTTAATTAGGTCCGGTGTTAGGCTTAGGTTGTTCGGTAACTATAGGAGGGTCATTAAGCTTCCTAATGTTGAGTTTGTGGGTAGAGTTTCTCATGATTACTTAATGCGGGTGCATAGGTATGCCTGGGGCTTGTTGTTTCCGTCGATAAATGAGGAGCCGTTGCCGTACGCCGTGGTTGAGTCTGCTGTGTCTGGCACGGTGCCGTTGGTGTCCAATGCAGGCGGCGCCGTTGAAGTACTTAGGGGAACCCCGGCAGAGAAGTTCGTGTTTAAAGTTGGTGATGCGGATGATATGGCCGACAAGGTATTAAGCCTAGTTGCTGAGGACACTAAAAAAGTCTTCGAAATAGGGCTTAAAACCAGTGGTGTCGTGCTTAAACGCCTTGAGGAGTCGTCAAGACAACTACCCAGATACATATTAAGTATCCTCGATTAA
- a CDS encoding glycosyltransferase, with translation MKQIIGEVLASLFKIEYRSIEIVIVDNGSSDDTFEYLHKTANDKAPGNIQIKFINLFDFDSGVARGGIGVYEDSKFRFIFLKPRIGGFAQFTDLRRVGDTYVGVLGKPFLVPYMALWDMARGFGYVLRRLPWLLRS, from the coding sequence ATAAAACAAATAATTGGTGAAGTATTAGCCAGCTTGTTTAAAATAGAATATAGATCTATAGAAATAGTGATAGTTGATAATGGTTCTTCAGACGATACGTTTGAATATTTGCACAAAACCGCTAATGATAAAGCCCCAGGAAATATTCAAATAAAGTTTATTAACTTATTTGATTTCGATAGTGGTGTTGCCCGTGGCGGTATTGGGGTTTATGAGGATAGCAAGTTTCGCTTCATCTTCCTAAAGCCGCGCATTGGCGGTTTTGCTCAGTTTACTGATTTGAGGAGGGTTGGCGATACGTACGTGGGCGTCCTGGGCAAGCCGTTTTTGGTGCCGTACATGGCGTTGTGGGATATGGCTAGGGGCTTCGGCTACGTATTAAGGAGACTTCCATGGCTTTTAAGGTCATGA
- a CDS encoding NAD-dependent epimerase/dehydratase family protein: MIDNLSSGRLENLRHLGDSVEVIIGDLKRPEDALRAVDGVDSVFHFAVNPEVRVSTTNPETHFNENVVAIFNLLEAMRRRGVKELVFASSSSVYGEPVEIPVSEGALIRPVSVYGASKAACENLIHAYTRLYGIKAVALRYANVVRPRLRHGVVWDFMNKLRANPRELEVLGDGTQVRSYIYIDDAVEATILAWKKTDDAFSIFNVASEDWITVDEVAKIVIEIMGLKDVKIIHKPVAHGVGWLGDVKKIALKIDQLKALGFKPKLNSAQAIEKTVNSMMGDFVK; this comes from the coding sequence GTGATCGACAACCTAAGTAGCGGCAGGCTGGAGAACCTAAGGCACCTCGGCGATTCGGTAGAGGTTATCATTGGGGACTTAAAGAGGCCGGAGGATGCGCTCAGGGCCGTGGATGGGGTGGACTCTGTCTTTCACTTCGCAGTGAACCCGGAGGTTAGGGTAAGCACCACAAACCCGGAGACTCACTTCAACGAGAATGTGGTAGCCATATTCAACCTACTTGAGGCAATGAGGAGGAGAGGTGTTAAGGAGTTGGTCTTCGCGTCCTCAAGCTCGGTCTATGGTGAGCCAGTTGAAATACCAGTTAGTGAAGGTGCACTGATTAGGCCCGTCTCCGTGTATGGGGCTAGTAAGGCGGCTTGCGAAAACCTAATACACGCCTACACGAGACTCTACGGGATCAAGGCTGTGGCGCTTAGGTACGCCAATGTTGTTAGGCCGAGGCTTAGGCACGGCGTTGTTTGGGACTTCATGAACAAACTCAGGGCTAACCCAAGGGAGCTTGAGGTGCTTGGCGATGGTACCCAGGTTAGGAGCTACATATACATCGACGATGCGGTGGAGGCCACAATACTAGCTTGGAAGAAGACCGATGACGCATTCAGTATCTTCAACGTCGCGTCTGAGGATTGGATAACTGTAGACGAAGTAGCCAAAATAGTCATCGAAATCATGGGGCTCAAGGACGTAAAAATAATCCATAAACCAGTCGCACATGGGGTAGGCTGGCTGGGCGACGTGAAGAAAATAGCCCTCAAGATAGATCAGTTAAAAGCCCTAGGCTTCAAACCAAAACTAAATAGCGCACAAGCTATTGAGAAAACTGTCAATAGCATGATGGGTGATTTCGTGAAATGA
- a CDS encoding glycosyltransferase family 4 protein — MHSLDEELEVLTLMDKPTHGDPWSKIAFDWLTKGAKLFKKEGIDVAIVNGVIPLSFRPKIAVAHGPISISKIQRLIIKALYATYDMVICVSNKSRQEYAGIVNCETIIPLPMKLSLYNPLGYRQRSNTIVHIGTRPVKKPEISIETINLLKRKGYDVNLAIIGPYSKQVEELAKGNNFTQLYFNAEEGEKVRILCGAKALILPSSNEVFPFTAMEAMACGMPVVASHAVPEEVIVDGYNGVRVRSLNPQDYAAALEKLLVDEELWIKLSTNGIEFIKQFDYINHSKEIY, encoded by the coding sequence ATGCATTCATTAGATGAAGAGCTGGAGGTATTGACATTAATGGATAAGCCAACACATGGGGATCCTTGGAGTAAAATAGCATTTGACTGGTTAACTAAAGGAGCTAAGCTTTTCAAGAAAGAGGGGATAGACGTCGCTATAGTTAATGGGGTTATTCCATTAAGCTTTAGACCAAAGATTGCGGTTGCTCATGGGCCTATCTCTATTTCAAAAATTCAACGCTTGATAATCAAGGCACTCTATGCAACCTACGACATGGTAATCTGCGTTTCTAACAAAAGTAGACAAGAGTATGCTGGTATAGTTAACTGTGAAACCATAATACCATTACCAATGAAGCTAAGCCTCTATAATCCGTTAGGATACCGGCAACGGAGCAATACCATAGTACACATAGGCACCAGACCCGTGAAGAAACCAGAAATTAGCATAGAAACTATCAATTTACTTAAAAGGAAGGGGTATGACGTTAACTTAGCCATAATAGGACCGTATTCAAAGCAAGTAGAAGAACTAGCTAAGGGTAACAACTTCACTCAATTGTACTTTAATGCTGAAGAGGGGGAAAAGGTAAGGATTTTATGTGGCGCTAAGGCATTAATATTACCATCAAGTAATGAGGTATTTCCATTCACGGCCATGGAAGCCATGGCTTGTGGTATGCCTGTAGTGGCTTCACATGCGGTACCTGAGGAGGTCATTGTAGATGGATACAATGGAGTGAGGGTAAGGAGTCTAAACCCTCAGGACTACGCCGCGGCACTTGAAAAATTGCTGGTCGACGAAGAGCTATGGATCAAATTATCAACAAATGGCATTGAATTCATTAAGCAGTTTGACTACATTAACCATAGCAAAGAGATATATTGA
- a CDS encoding glycosyltransferase family 4 protein: MKIIHVHHHYWPVVGGIENVVKALAEGMARLGHEVHVVTSTYGAGDRPREEVINGVHIHRVKSIRLGYPDLTYPLEAPRGVLKNADVVHGHSQNSLFTVKMVEEARKVGARTVVHFMAVDAFNDHPSRLIRLLAPRYGRWSVKKAIEISDVRLVKSFRDMEILRNRYGIEAEYVPDGIDEEPLRKPNMAEEFRRKYGVRDPFIVYVGRLHRLKGIDVLIRALAIAAKEEPSLKAVIVGPGDQRPYRELASKLGISDKVLFTGFVDEDTKIGAIDASVALTLPSVSNYVEVFSLAITEAWAREKPVIASAVGEIPYRVKHMVNGLLVQPRNPKALAEAITILIQDRGLGEKLGEAGKSSVVTWSKVVDMLLKIYSKASSPFNG, translated from the coding sequence ATGAAGATAATCCACGTACATCACCACTATTGGCCCGTGGTTGGCGGTATTGAGAATGTTGTTAAGGCGCTGGCTGAGGGCATGGCTAGGCTTGGCCACGAGGTCCACGTAGTGACAAGCACCTATGGCGCCGGTGATAGGCCTAGGGAGGAGGTTATAAACGGCGTCCACATCCATAGGGTTAAGTCAATCAGGCTAGGCTACCCAGACTTAACCTACCCGCTGGAGGCGCCTAGGGGCGTTTTGAAGAATGCAGATGTTGTCCATGGACATAGCCAAAACAGCCTATTTACAGTCAAGATGGTTGAGGAGGCTAGGAAAGTTGGCGCCAGGACCGTGGTACATTTCATGGCTGTCGACGCGTTCAACGACCACCCAAGCAGGTTAATTAGGCTACTGGCACCACGCTACGGCAGGTGGAGCGTCAAGAAGGCAATTGAGATCAGCGACGTTAGGCTCGTTAAAAGCTTCAGAGACATGGAAATATTAAGAAATAGATACGGCATAGAGGCAGAGTACGTCCCTGACGGCATTGATGAGGAGCCCCTCAGGAAGCCGAACATGGCCGAGGAGTTTAGGCGTAAATACGGCGTACGGGATCCGTTCATAGTCTACGTGGGGAGGCTCCATAGACTGAAAGGCATTGATGTGCTCATAAGAGCCTTGGCAATAGCCGCCAAGGAGGAGCCCAGTCTGAAAGCCGTTATAGTAGGGCCAGGAGACCAAAGGCCATATAGGGAACTAGCCAGCAAGCTCGGCATCAGCGATAAAGTCTTATTCACGGGCTTCGTCGATGAAGACACTAAGATTGGGGCCATTGACGCATCCGTTGCCCTAACCCTACCCAGCGTAAGTAACTATGTTGAGGTTTTCTCATTAGCCATAACAGAGGCATGGGCAAGGGAAAAACCAGTAATAGCATCAGCGGTAGGCGAAATACCATACAGGGTTAAACACATGGTCAACGGACTGCTGGTACAGCCTAGGAACCCTAAAGCCCTAGCAGAAGCAATAACAATACTGATTCAAGATAGGGGGTTAGGAGAGAAACTTGGTGAGGCTGGAAAGAGCAGTGTGGTTACATGGAGTAAAGTGGTGGATATGTTATTGAAAATATATAGCAAAGCATCTAGTCCATTCAATGGTTAA
- a CDS encoding glycosyltransferase family 4 protein has protein sequence MRIIHVAPFYHPVIGGVEDVVKHIAEHMATRSHEVYVVTYNRLRTSGIGSLPREEVINGVKVIRLKPTVTWSHGSYSPELPQVIKALKPDIVHVHAWRHPHVLQVAKLRRGMGFKALLHGHAPFHKLNQLGMITWTYHRLADIFGRNYLKTYDKYIALTRHEANIAKRLGLDEGKIEVVPNGVEEDRCNVNSDAKAENQVLYLGRISKSKNITLLLKAMKHVAKEVRDAKLILAGPDEGLIHYVLNYAERHGISAQYLGEVSEELKHRLYLESTVYALPSLYEPFGITLLEAGIHGTPSIITGNGGQADAAPPNLASLWAEPKPEKYGEAITTLLTDKELRKKLGVQAREWAQKHVWNKILPKYEKLYSELSP, from the coding sequence ATGAGGATAATTCACGTAGCGCCTTTCTACCACCCCGTTATTGGCGGCGTCGAGGACGTGGTTAAGCACATAGCCGAACACATGGCTACCAGGAGCCATGAGGTTTACGTGGTGACCTACAATAGGCTTAGGACAAGCGGCATCGGCTCACTGCCTAGGGAGGAGGTGATTAATGGCGTCAAGGTCATTAGGCTTAAGCCGACCGTAACTTGGAGCCACGGCTCATACAGCCCAGAACTACCCCAGGTCATAAAGGCACTGAAGCCCGACATAGTCCACGTACACGCCTGGAGACACCCACATGTACTCCAAGTAGCCAAGCTAAGGAGAGGCATGGGATTCAAAGCCTTACTACACGGCCACGCACCATTCCACAAACTCAACCAACTAGGCATGATCACCTGGACATACCACAGGCTGGCGGACATATTCGGCAGAAATTACCTGAAGACCTACGACAAATACATAGCACTGACAAGGCACGAAGCAAACATCGCCAAGAGACTAGGCCTTGATGAAGGCAAGATAGAGGTCGTACCAAACGGCGTCGAGGAGGACAGATGCAACGTTAACAGCGACGCTAAAGCCGAGAACCAAGTCCTCTACCTAGGCAGGATAAGCAAATCAAAGAACATAACCCTACTCCTCAAGGCGATGAAACACGTAGCCAAGGAAGTGAGAGACGCCAAGCTAATCCTCGCAGGGCCGGACGAAGGCTTAATCCACTACGTGCTAAACTACGCAGAGAGACACGGCATAAGCGCGCAGTATCTGGGCGAGGTAAGCGAGGAACTGAAGCACAGGCTATATCTCGAAAGCACGGTCTACGCACTGCCATCACTATATGAACCGTTCGGAATAACGCTACTTGAGGCCGGGATCCACGGGACACCATCAATAATAACGGGAAATGGAGGGCAGGCAGATGCCGCACCACCAAATCTGGCGAGCCTATGGGCGGAGCCCAAGCCAGAGAAATACGGAGAAGCCATAACCACATTACTAACCGACAAGGAACTAAGGAAGAAGCTCGGCGTTCAAGCCAGGGAATGGGCGCAAAAACACGTATGGAACAAAATACTGCCCAAATACGAGAAACTCTACAGCGAACTATCACCATGA
- a CDS encoding FkbM family methyltransferase: MLTQFDLLRRGFIRLLNILHPFTTLKIGPLSLHVFTDGFGSIEENIFDNVYFTSTEIKEANTIIDLGAHHCSFTIYSIIKSSPGSTIIAVEPNPLAIKLCIDNIKALSWLISKKELSVKILNRAVWDSEETINLKLSWWSEGSHVSSGLHGNGIKVKAITLDNIIKLARGKTIIKMDIEGAEYRVLKNSNIKDVHKIAVEVHGDLNTIIEILRNQGFKTYIQHHKIGKELSATWLRIKPRSYGSLIATYRFVVSQIAKPTVTIVKGMRA, translated from the coding sequence ATGTTAACCCAGTTTGATCTCTTAAGGAGAGGATTTATCCGTTTACTGAATATTCTTCATCCCTTCACTACGTTGAAAATCGGACCTCTATCTCTTCACGTATTCACAGACGGCTTCGGCTCCATAGAGGAAAATATTTTCGACAATGTATACTTCACAAGTACCGAGATTAAAGAGGCTAATACAATAATTGATCTTGGAGCTCACCACTGCTCGTTTACGATATACTCTATTATAAAATCTTCTCCAGGCTCTACAATAATTGCTGTAGAACCTAATCCATTAGCCATAAAGCTCTGCATAGATAACATTAAAGCACTAAGTTGGTTAATTAGTAAAAAAGAGCTCAGCGTTAAAATATTGAATAGAGCAGTATGGGATTCGGAGGAAACCATAAACCTAAAACTTTCCTGGTGGAGTGAAGGAAGCCACGTAAGTTCCGGGCTTCACGGCAACGGAATAAAGGTTAAAGCAATAACACTTGATAACATAATTAAACTTGCCAGAGGTAAAACAATCATTAAAATGGATATTGAAGGAGCCGAATACCGCGTATTAAAAAATTCCAATATTAAAGATGTACATAAGATAGCTGTTGAAGTACATGGAGATCTCAATACTATAATAGAGATCTTAAGAAACCAGGGATTTAAGACTTACATTCAACATCATAAAATAGGAAAGGAATTGTCAGCAACATGGCTAAGGATAAAACCAAGGAGTTACGGCTCTCTAATTGCCACCTATAGATTCGTCGTATCACAAATAGCTAAACCAACTGTAACAATAGTCAAGGGCATGCGAGCATGA
- a CDS encoding glycosyltransferase, producing MIEAAAALAAAHFAAPLAYYLYARRWLRRPWGVEPREGHTPTITIIIPTYNEAPLIEAKLDDIARQDYPPDKLQIIVVDSASTDGTPEKAERWARQRQAPLEVLREPQRNGKAHALNLALKHARGDIVVITDADSHWPDPQTLRKAARWLADPSVGAVTCLKRPAGGGGVEAAYRDYYNVLRLAESKKWATPIFHGELAAFRKELLEKIGGFPTHLGADDSHTAVLIAAFGYRAIAPEDLHCVELVPRQYWRWRIRRAQHLIQNFAASLRLKTPSRFRPVLYAEAYLHLVNPWLLPAALATALAAGPPGWALAALGLALLAHKPYRTWIAMQMYLMIAALRNLWTKEIMWKKEDKIILRSKQRHNFLLSFTLTQKNSVHVNPV from the coding sequence GTGATAGAAGCCGCCGCGGCCCTCGCCGCCGCCCACTTCGCCGCCCCCCTCGCCTACTACCTATACGCCAGGAGGTGGCTCAGAAGGCCCTGGGGCGTCGAGCCGCGCGAGGGCCACACCCCCACCATCACCATCATAATCCCCACATACAACGAGGCCCCCCTCATAGAAGCCAAGCTCGACGACATCGCCAGGCAGGACTACCCCCCAGACAAGCTCCAGATAATCGTCGTCGACTCCGCCTCCACCGACGGCACCCCCGAAAAAGCAGAGCGCTGGGCCAGGCAGAGGCAAGCCCCCCTGGAGGTGCTGAGAGAGCCCCAGAGAAACGGAAAAGCACACGCCCTCAACCTAGCCCTAAAACACGCCAGGGGAGACATCGTCGTGATAACCGACGCAGACTCACACTGGCCCGACCCCCAAACCCTGAGAAAGGCGGCGAGGTGGCTCGCAGATCCCAGCGTCGGCGCCGTCACCTGCCTCAAGAGACCGGCCGGCGGCGGGGGAGTGGAGGCCGCCTACCGCGACTACTACAACGTACTGCGGCTTGCCGAAAGCAAGAAGTGGGCAACCCCCATATTCCACGGAGAGCTAGCCGCCTTCAGGAAAGAGCTCTTGGAGAAGATAGGCGGCTTCCCCACCCACCTCGGCGCAGACGACAGCCACACAGCCGTCCTCATCGCCGCCTTCGGCTACAGGGCCATAGCCCCGGAGGATCTTCACTGCGTCGAGCTAGTCCCCCGCCAATACTGGAGGTGGAGGATAAGAAGGGCACAACACCTCATACAAAACTTCGCCGCATCGCTGAGGCTAAAAACCCCGTCCCGGTTCAGGCCCGTGCTCTACGCCGAGGCCTACCTCCACCTCGTCAACCCCTGGCTACTCCCAGCCGCCCTAGCCACAGCCCTAGCCGCCGGGCCCCCAGGCTGGGCGCTGGCGGCCCTCGGGCTAGCCCTACTAGCCCACAAGCCCTACCGCACGTGGATCGCCATGCAGATGTACTTGATGATAGCCGCTCTTAGAAACCTCTGGACAAAAGAAATAATGTGGAAGAAAGAAGATAAGATAATACTAAGATCTAAACAAAGACATAATTTCCTTTTATCATTTACATTAACCCAAAAGAATTCAGTGCATGTTAACCCAGTTTGA